TCCGGATCACGCCGTCGGCGCCGGTCTCGAAGCTGACCTGCCGCGCGAACGACGGATGCTGAGCGACGAGCTCATCGCCCATCGCGAACCAGGTGTAGCCGAGCGTCTTCAGGTAGTCGAGCAGCGCGGCGCGCTTTTCCGAGAACCATTCGAGGTTCCAGGCCTCGAGCAGCAGCGGCGGGAAGCCGTGCCGTTCGAGAAAGGCCGTGCCGCCTTTGAGCACGTCGAGCTCGAGCCCTTCGACGTCGATCTTGATCAGCGCAGGCGACTTCGGGAAGTTCAGCGTGTCGAGCCGTGCGATCGGCACGTCGCTCGGCTGCTGGCTCGCGACGGTCTCGACCGAATTGCGGCGCATGTTGAACTGTTCGTCGAGCGAGAAGCCGCCGATGTTGATCGAGCGCGAATAATCGATCGCGGGCAGCGGGATGATGCCGTCCTGGTTGCCGATCGCGACGTTGAACGCGTGCACGTTCTCGAGCCGGTTCAGGAACACGTTGCCGCACAGCTGGTAATAGACGATCCGCTGCGGCTCGAACGCGTAGACCATGCCGCCCTGCGCGGCGATGCTCTTGGCGACCGGCACCGCGTAGGCGCCGAGGTTCGCGCCGATGTCGAGGACCAGCGGCGCTTCCTCGTTCGCGTAGAACATCTGGCTGATGGTCAGCAGCGACGCGTCCCAGGAGCCGTTGTAATAGAGGTTCGCCGAAATCGCGTCCCGGGTCGCGAACAGCAGGTAATCGGCGTTGTCGGTCTTGACGAGGTTGACTCTGGGTAGCATGGCGCGAGATGTCAGGGTTGTCGGGCGAAGGGGACGAGGAGGGCGGCGTACGTGCATCGCGCGGCGGCGCGCGGACGCTCGCCGCCCCTCCCGCGTGTCAGGCGAGGTAGTTCGACCACTTCTGGTGTTCGCGGTAGTACTGCTCCTCCGCGTCCGTCAGGCCGGTCTCCTTGTACCAGGGGATGTGCTTGCAGGTGTAGCGGCCCGCGAACCGGACGCCGCAGAGATGCGAGTCGCGGCGGAAGTAGCGCTTGTTGTAGACGGCGAACGTCGTATCGATCGGCGCGTTGTAGATCGGGTCGCCGCCCGCCGTGCTGCCGATCTGGTGGCGCCAGAAATTCGCCTCCCATTCGAGCGTGGTGTATTGGCGGTCGCCGCAGAAGAGCGTCGTTTCCTTCATCAGCTCCGGTTGCGAGATGTCGAGCGCGAAGCCGGCCTTGCCGGCCTGGAATGCTTCGGTCGCGTCGATCAGCTCGAACAGGAATTCGGGCGGCAGCGCGTCGTTCAGTTCGAGGTCCGGGTCGGTCACGCAGAAGAGGTCCGGCAGGCGCGCGTAGTTCGCGTCCGACAGGAACACGTCGCGCGGGCCCGCGTTGCGATCGAGGCGCACGACGGTCGCGTCGTCCTGCACGCTTTCCAGGAACGCCAGCATGTCCGGCGCGCTCGACGCGTTGTCGACGATCACGATGTTGCGCAGGCCGCGCGCCTTCAGCTGAGCCACCATCCGGCGCGTATAGGTCGGATTGTTGAAGGTCGGGATCAGCACCGGCACCGTGGCGACCAGACCGCCTGCGAAATGCCGGAACTGACGGCTGCCGGGCAGCGTCGTGCAGAGCGTCGCGTTCGGCACCAGCGGCATCGCGACCGGCTGCGGCGCCGGCGCGGATTGCATCACATGCGCCTCGAGGTCCGCGAGGTCCTGCCGCGTGTCGGCGTCGTCGGGCATCAGCGCGGCGGCCTTGCGCATCGGCGCGAGGGCTTCCGCGTGGCGCTCCTGTTGAATCAGCGTAACGGCCAGCGCCCGCCAGCCGAGCCCGACGTCGGGCATCCATTCGGTCAGCTGGGTCGCGATGCCTTCCGCCTGCGCGAATTGCCGCTTGTCGAGCAGCGCCGCGAGCGTATTCATGAATTCGGAGAGGACGGCCGCGAGTTCGTCGGCGGTGGCCGACGGCGCATCGGCCGCCGCGAGTTCGAGCGACAGCGCGTCGATGCCGTGCGTGCGGGCCTGCGCGACCAGCGCGCGCGCCGCATCCATCTGGTTGTCGCGCGTCAGCGCGTCGATGCACGCGATCCAGTAGCGCCGCTGCGACGGCTCGGTCGCCACCGCGGCCCGGAAATGCCGCAGCGCGGCGTCGCGCCGGTCGAGCTGTTCGAGCACCGTCGCGAGGCGGAGGTGCGAATCGGCGTGTTCGGGATGCGCTTGCAGGATCTGGCGGTAGGCCTGCTCCGCGTCCTGAAGCGAGCCGGCGGCGTGAAGCGCGGCGGCGCGGGCCAGCTCGGCCTCGGAAACGGGAGCGGCGATGACTGTGTCATTCATGGCGGCGGAAGTCGGTGACGGCGAATGAAGGGGCGCCGGCGCGTACTCGCCGACGTTTCGCGTATGTTGCCGCTGGGGGCCGCGCGGCCATGGATCAAACAGAGGGGAGATTTGCTGCCTGTTCGAATGTTCGGCGGGCGTCCGGCGGCGCGGGCCGCGCACGCGACGCGCGCCGGGAAAGGAAGCAGGAACGGGCGCGGAAAAAGGGGCGCGAAGTCTACCCGTGCCGCGCGTCGCCGCCCGGCGGCGGCGTCAGCCGCCGGCCGCCGCCGACGTGTTAACATGCGCGTCCTGCCCCGCGTGTCCGCCTGCAATCCAGGCCTGCCGCGCGCGGCATCCTCCCGGCGTTCCGCCGTCAACCGCAACATCATCCGTCATCATGTCCGCAGGCCTCAACCCCGCTCAGAACGAAGCGGTGCGCTACCTCGACGGTCCCTGCCTCGTGCTCGCCGGCGCGGGCAGCGGCAAGACCCGCGTGATCACGCAGAAGATCGCGCACCTGATCGAAGCGAAAGGTTTCGAGCCGCGCCACATCGCGGCCGTCACGTTCACGAACAAGGCCGCCGCCGAAATGCGCGAGCGCGTGTCGAAGCTGCTGGAGGGCAAGACGCTCACCACGCCCGGCAAGGAAGGCCGCAAGGTGCCGGTGAACCAGCTCACCGTGTGCACGTTCCACTCGCTCGGCGTGCAGATCTTGCGCCAGGAGGCCGAGCACGTCGGCCTGAAGCCGCAGTTCTCGATCATGGATTCGGACGACTGCTTCGGGATGATCCAGGAGCAGATCGGCACCACCGACAAGGGCCTGATCCGCAAGATCCAGAGCACGATCTCGCTGTGGAAGAACGGCCTGATCATGCCCGAGGAGGCGATGACGATCGCGGCCAACGAGGACGAGCACCAGGCGGCGCTGGTCTACCGCAATTACGTCGCGACGCTGCACGCGTACCAGGCCGTCGACTTCGACGATCTGATCCGCCTGCCGGCCGAGCTGTTCGCGAAGAACGAGCAGGTGCGCGACCGCTGGCAGAACAAGCTGCGCTACCTGCTGATCGACGAATACCAGGACACCAACGCGTGCCAGTACGAGCTGCTGAAGCTGCTCGCCGGCCCGCGCGCCGCGTTCACGGCGGTGGGCGACGACGATCAGGCGATCTACGGCTGGCGTGGCGCGACGCTTGAGAACCTCGCGCAGCTCGGCAAGGATTTCCCGAAGCTGCACGTGATCAAGCTCGAGCAGAACTACCGGTCGACGGTGCGCATCCTCACCGCCGCGAACAACGTGATCGCGAACAACCCGAAGCTGTTCGAGAAGAAGCTGTGGTCCGAGCACGGGATGGGCGACTCGATCACCGTCACGCCGTGCAACGACGAGGAACACGAAGCCGAATCGGTCGTGTTCCGGCTGTCCGCGCACAAGTTCGAGCGGCGCACGCAGTTCCGCGATTACGCGATCCTGTATCGCGGCAACTTCCAGGCGCGGATCTTCGAGCAGGTGCTGCGGCGCGAGCGGATCCCGTACGTGCTGTCGGGCGGCCAGTCGTTCTTCGACAAGGCCGAGATCAAGGACCTGTGCGCGTATCTGCGCCTGATCGCGAACGCCGACGACGATCCCGCGTTCATCCGTGCGGTCACGACGCCGCGCCGCGGGATCGGCAACACGACGCTGGAAGCGCTCGGCTCGTTCGCGGGCCAGGCCAAGGTGTCGCTGTTCGAGGCCGTGTACATGGGCGGGATCGAGGCGCGGCTGTCCGCACGGCAGATCGAGCCGCTGCGGATGTTCTGCGACTTCATCCAGCGCCTGACCGATCGCGCGGACAAGGAGCCCGCGACCGTCGTGCTCGACGACATGATGGAGGCCATCCACTACGAGGCCTATCTGTACGACGCGTTCGACGAGCGGCAGGCGCAGTCGAAGTGGCAGAACGTGCTCGAATTCCTCGAATGGCTGAAGCGCAAGGGCACCAAGCCCGAGGCGGAAGCCGTCGACGGCGAGGCCGACGGTTTCCACAACGCCGACGGGCTCGCCGATACCGGCAAGAACCTGCTCGGCCTGATCCAGACCGTCGCGCTGATGTCGATGCTCGAAGGCAAGGACGAGGATCCGGACGCGGTGCGGCTGTCGACCGTCCATGCGTCGAAGGGGCTCGAGTATCCGCACGTGTTCCTGGTGGGTGTCGAGGAGGGGATCATGCCGCATCGCGGCGGCAGCGAGGACGACGGCCCGATCGACAACGAACGGATCGAGGAGGAGCGCCGGCTGATGTACGTCGCGATCACGCGCGCGCAACGCAGCCTGCATCTGAACTGGTGCAAGAAGCGCAAGCGGGCGCGCGAGACGGTCGTGTGCGAACCGTCTCGCTTCATCCCCGAGATGGGCCTGGACGAAGCGCCGCCGCCGACGCCGGAGGAAGCGCCGATGACGCCGAAGGACCGGCTCGCAAGCCTGAAGGCGCTGTTGCAGAAGTGACGTGCGCGGCGGCCGGGCCGGCCGTCCCGGCAACGAAAAACCCCCGCGATGCGCGTGCGCCGCGGGGGTTTTTTCTGGCCGGCGGGTGTTACTTCGCGGCGTTCACCATGTAGTCGACGGCCGCCTTCACGTCGGCGTCGGACGCGTTGGACCCGCCCTTCGGCGGCATCGCGCCCTTGCCGTGCAGTGCGTAGTTGTAGACGGTATCCATCGAATCCTTCAGGCGTGGCGCCCAATCCTCCTTGCTGCCGAACTTCGGCGCGCCGAGCACGCCGGCCGCGTGACACGCCTGGCAAACCTGCGTGTACAGCGCCTTGCCGGCCGATGCGGCGTCGGCGCTGGTCGGCGCGGCCGCGGGCTTTTCGCCGGCCTTCGGAATCGCGGCGATCGCGGCCATCGCAGCGGCGGCCTGTGCGTTCGATGCATCGGCGCCCGATGCGCCTGCCGCACCCGCCGCGCCGCTCGCCGCCGGTGCCGCATTGGCGGCCGGGGCAGCCGGTTCGGGGAAGTTCGCGCCGTCGTTGTTGGCCATGTAGACGATCGCGCGCGCGATTTCATAGTCGCTGACGTCGTCGGGATTCGTGCCGCCACGCGGCGGCATCGCGCCCTTGCCCGACAGCGCCGTCTTCAGCAGCGTGTCGAAGCCCTGCGAGATGCGCGGCGCCCAGTCGTCCTTGTTGCCGAACTTCGGCGCGCCGGCGGCGCCCGTGCCGTGACAGGTCACGCACACGGCCTTGTAGACTTCCTCGCCGGTCTTGTACGTGCGGGGCGCGTTGGCGTCCTTCACGTCGACCTTCGCGAGCGGTGCGATTCGCGCGGCGACCTGTTCGTCCGATAGCGCGTCCGTGCCTGCGCCGGAACGGAACGCATGGTTGGCGTAGGTGGCAAACAGGACGATCAGGGCGATCGGAATCGCGAATGATGCGATGACGACGGCAATCAGCTGCCCGGGGGTTTTGACGGGAGATTCGTGGGGTGCTTCGCTCATGCTTGCCTCGTCTCCGTGAATAGGAATTGTGAGCGCGGTGCAACGGCAAAATGGCAGTCCAATGAAGCACGGACGATTATAGACGGAACGTTTACATCACGGCGAGCGGCGCGAAGGCGCGTGTTTACCCGCACGAATTGGGGGCCCGACGGGGATTCTGCGGGCAAGGTGGACGCTTCATGGGAAACCGGGTATCCTTGCCGTCTTGCCAATGGTGGGCGGCCGGTTTATTGGGGTCGTTTCACTGTCACACGCGCCCGTAGCTCAATGGATAGAGTACTGCCCTCCGAAGGCAGGGGTTGCTGGTTCGATCCCAGCCGGGCGCGCCAAATAGCCTGATTCCAGGTACCGAATTTCCCCGATCCGTTTTTCCGAATTCACTGAAGCGTCGCATCGCGCATTCGTTCGCGTCCGCATGGCTTTCCCTCGTCGTTTCGTCGCCAGACCGTTGTGCGAGACGCCAACGCAACGACAACTCCAGGCGTCGATCGCGGTGGTCGTCCGCGCATCGCGCGGACTCTCGAGTCGCCACGGACCGCCCCGGCATGAACGATCAAGACCCGATCAGTCATGGGCCCGAGCGCGCCCCCGACACGCCCCCCTCCCGCGATGCGACGAATTACGGGTGTTTTGCTCGACTGATCGTCCCTTCGAAACACGGCGAACGTCGCGACAATATCCGCGAGTTTCCTGCCGTCGGCGCCGATGCGTCGGCGTGTCCGCGCCCGCCTTTCATGCGACCGGCGCCCCCGTCTGATGGCGCGGGCGCCGGCTGTCGCACGCCTGAAGCGCCGTCCGGGCATCGTCCGGGG
The sequence above is a segment of the Burkholderia diffusa genome. Coding sequences within it:
- a CDS encoding glycosyltransferase family 2 protein, which translates into the protein MNDTVIAAPVSEAELARAAALHAAGSLQDAEQAYRQILQAHPEHADSHLRLATVLEQLDRRDAALRHFRAAVATEPSQRRYWIACIDALTRDNQMDAARALVAQARTHGIDALSLELAAADAPSATADELAAVLSEFMNTLAALLDKRQFAQAEGIATQLTEWMPDVGLGWRALAVTLIQQERHAEALAPMRKAAALMPDDADTRQDLADLEAHVMQSAPAPQPVAMPLVPNATLCTTLPGSRQFRHFAGGLVATVPVLIPTFNNPTYTRRMVAQLKARGLRNIVIVDNASSAPDMLAFLESVQDDATVVRLDRNAGPRDVFLSDANYARLPDLFCVTDPDLELNDALPPEFLFELIDATEAFQAGKAGFALDISQPELMKETTLFCGDRQYTTLEWEANFWRHQIGSTAGGDPIYNAPIDTTFAVYNKRYFRRDSHLCGVRFAGRYTCKHIPWYKETGLTDAEEQYYREHQKWSNYLA
- a CDS encoding FkbM family methyltransferase, with translation MLPRVNLVKTDNADYLLFATRDAISANLYYNGSWDASLLTISQMFYANEEAPLVLDIGANLGAYAVPVAKSIAAQGGMVYAFEPQRIVYYQLCGNVFLNRLENVHAFNVAIGNQDGIIPLPAIDYSRSINIGGFSLDEQFNMRRNSVETVASQQPSDVPIARLDTLNFPKSPALIKIDVEGLELDVLKGGTAFLERHGFPPLLLEAWNLEWFSEKRAALLDYLKTLGYTWFAMGDELVAQHPSFARQVSFETGADGVIRMNRTR
- a CDS encoding c-type cytochrome, with the protein product MSEAPHESPVKTPGQLIAVVIASFAIPIALIVLFATYANHAFRSGAGTDALSDEQVAARIAPLAKVDVKDANAPRTYKTGEEVYKAVCVTCHGTGAAGAPKFGNKDDWAPRISQGFDTLLKTALSGKGAMPPRGGTNPDDVSDYEIARAIVYMANNDGANFPEPAAPAANAAPAASGAAGAAGASGADASNAQAAAAMAAIAAIPKAGEKPAAAPTSADAASAGKALYTQVCQACHAAGVLGAPKFGSKEDWAPRLKDSMDTVYNYALHGKGAMPPKGGSNASDADVKAAVDYMVNAAK
- a CDS encoding UvrD-helicase domain-containing protein; this translates as MSAGLNPAQNEAVRYLDGPCLVLAGAGSGKTRVITQKIAHLIEAKGFEPRHIAAVTFTNKAAAEMRERVSKLLEGKTLTTPGKEGRKVPVNQLTVCTFHSLGVQILRQEAEHVGLKPQFSIMDSDDCFGMIQEQIGTTDKGLIRKIQSTISLWKNGLIMPEEAMTIAANEDEHQAALVYRNYVATLHAYQAVDFDDLIRLPAELFAKNEQVRDRWQNKLRYLLIDEYQDTNACQYELLKLLAGPRAAFTAVGDDDQAIYGWRGATLENLAQLGKDFPKLHVIKLEQNYRSTVRILTAANNVIANNPKLFEKKLWSEHGMGDSITVTPCNDEEHEAESVVFRLSAHKFERRTQFRDYAILYRGNFQARIFEQVLRRERIPYVLSGGQSFFDKAEIKDLCAYLRLIANADDDPAFIRAVTTPRRGIGNTTLEALGSFAGQAKVSLFEAVYMGGIEARLSARQIEPLRMFCDFIQRLTDRADKEPATVVLDDMMEAIHYEAYLYDAFDERQAQSKWQNVLEFLEWLKRKGTKPEAEAVDGEADGFHNADGLADTGKNLLGLIQTVALMSMLEGKDEDPDAVRLSTVHASKGLEYPHVFLVGVEEGIMPHRGGSEDDGPIDNERIEEERRLMYVAITRAQRSLHLNWCKKRKRARETVVCEPSRFIPEMGLDEAPPPTPEEAPMTPKDRLASLKALLQK